One part of the Vitis riparia cultivar Riparia Gloire de Montpellier isolate 1030 chromosome 8, EGFV_Vit.rip_1.0, whole genome shotgun sequence genome encodes these proteins:
- the LOC117919999 gene encoding lysM domain receptor-like kinase 3, with protein MCKSKRRSDGIEPNSTSATSRRPTASSRNSSHTTRPSRSSSASAQNGLFWTSPSTTPISSPLSTTTLSSFRLSLSQNPLIFSFSEICSATANFAAGKLSSAAWRCSIRGTDVLIFQRKLRRPIEPHHLHTRLSLIGRAHYNNLVKLIGASRSNEHVYLVYEHVQGSNLATCLRNPKNPHFTILSTWISRMQIATDVAHGLDYIHSCDGSDSKLIHNHIKSSSIVVTEPSFNAKICHFATAELCGETSEDQINCQVRELEDLESPKLKRSVSQSRTFEGTRGYMSPEFKSSGVGSQKSDVFAFGVVMLELLSGEEPLKYEFERARKCYRRISVIETAREVMEMEGEDEQGMRVRSWIDRRLKDSFPVMVARKMTKVALECVDMEPEKRPAMSRVAVKISKLFLESKIWSQNIGTPSDATLSFAPR; from the coding sequence ATGTGTAAATCCAAGCGACGATCCGACGGAATAGAGCCCAACTCAACCTCTGCGACTTCTCGAAGGCCTACGGCATCATCCCGTAATTCTTCTCATACTACCAGACCCTCACGCTCCTCCTCTGCAAGCGCCCAAAACGGTCTTTTCTGGACCTCACCGTCTACGACCCCAATTTCTTCCCCACTTTCAACCACTACTCTCTCAAGCTTCAGGCTCTCTCTATCTCAAAATCCTCTCATATTCTCCTTCTCCGAGATCTGCTCCGCCACCGCCAACTTCGCCGCCGGCAAACTCTCCTCCGCCGCTTGGCGCTGTTCCATTCGAGGCACAGACGTCCTCATCTTCCAACGCAAGCTCCGCCGTCCCATCGAGCCCCATCATCTCCACACACGGCTCTCCTTGATCGGTAGGGCTCACTACAACAACCTCGTCAAGCTCATCGGCGCATCACGCTCCAACGAACACGTCTACCTTGTCTACGAGCACGTCCAAGGTTCTAACCTTGCCACTTGTCTCCGAAACCCTAAAAACCCTCACTTCACAATCCTCTCAACCTGGATTTCGCGAATGCAGATCGCAACCGATGTCGCCCACGGACTCGATTACATCCACAGCTGCGACGGTTCGGATTCGAAACTCATCCACAATCACATCAAGAGTTCTTCCATAGTCGTGACCGAGCCTTCCTTCAACGCCAAGATCTGCCATTTCGCCACCGCCGAACTCTGCGGTGAGACCTCGGAGGATCAGATAAACTGCCAGGTCAGAGAGTTAGAAGATTTGGAGTCCCCTAAGTTGAAGAGATCAGTGAGCCAAAGCAGGACATTCGAAGGGACGAGGGGATACATGTCGCCGGAGTTCAAGTCAAGCGGGGTGGGAAGTCAGAAATCGGACGTGTTCGCTTTCGGAGTGGTGATGTTGGAGCTCCTATCGGGAGAAGAGCCTCTGAAGTACGAGTTTGAGAGAGCAAGGAAGTGTTACAGGAGAATATCAGTGATAGAAACAGCGCGAGAGGTAATGGAAATGGAGGGTGAAGATGAACAAGGTATGAGGGTAAGGAGTTGGATTGACAGGAGATTAAAGGATTCGTTTCCGGTGATGGTGGCGAGGAAGATGACCAAGGTGGCGCTAGAGTGCGTCGACATGGAGCCGGAGAAGAGGCCCGCTATGAGTCGGGTTGCTGTCAAGATTTCCAAGCTGTTTTTAGAGTCAAAGATTTGGTCTCAAAATATCGGAACGCCCTCCGACGCAACTCTCTCATTTGCCCCACGGTAG
- the LOC117920739 gene encoding uncharacterized protein LOC117920739: protein MTAPPPPPSRLDLRTTTQLLKRTASSFSSTPFTFLLLSLLLFSFRTVVEDGTLILTAFIDRDPSLRALLSRLDIAGKNIPATLSSPPTVNPRHRRRPFLHLTRVGTLDDDFFSGDEYDDRTLFGGGRRTQINGSFLSLSRFDPKLGFSGSVEDNGIRASEIVRSGFSFKGEGLLFTDGNDDDGDEGNQTVVLENKEERGDFPFFIKGMDLGSRDSAALFFLVCFLSAAYGWVILGFLVTYSWVLGIVFISVVNDHLRRTTSFIGTVWDGSRLGLRRLSGFILMRWAVRDGMTQLLGLWFFGEIEDQYSFFKLFVRLKLMPFSVMLPWIRGFEKEISGFLFIWFLWDTLVSFIFAVDAWVAIVDTRRSGRDIVREGVYLLSTMLNQAIQIKCLEAIFCGSFVRWALARFCGKLFAAVFQSVVEVYFMVAWLIFYFAARCRVASTEGRRFGRRELEGFIEGLR from the coding sequence ATGACCGCTCCTCCGCCTCCCCCTTCGCGGCTCGACCTCCGCACCACCACTCAACTTCTCAAACGCACCGCCTCCTCCTTCTCCTCCACCCCCTTCACATTCCTCTTGCTCTCTCTGCTCCTCTTCTCCTTCCGCACTGTTGTCGAGGACGGTACCCTTATCCTCACCGCCTTCATCGACCGCGATCCTTCCCTCCGGGCTCTCCTCTCCCGCCTCGATATCGCCGGTAAGAACATTCCTGCCACCCTCTCCTCTCCCCCCACCGTGAATCCCCGTCACCGTCGTCGCCCCTTTCTCCACCTCACCCGCGTCGGAACCCTAGATGATGATTTTTTCTCCGGAGATGAATATGATGATCGGACCCTCTTCGGAGGTGGCCGGAGGACTCAAATCAATGGGAGTTTTCTGAGTTTAAGCCGTTTTGACCCCAAATTAGGGTTTTCGGGTTCTGTGGAGGATAATGGAATTAGGGCTTCGGAGATTGTTCGGTCGGGGTTTTCGTTCAAAGGTGAGGGTTTATTGTTTACGGATGGGAAcgatgatgatggtgatgaggGGAACCAGACGGTTGTTTTGGAGAATAAAGAGGAAAGAGGGGATTTTCCGTTCTTCATCAAAGGAATGGATTTGGGCAGTCGTGATTCCGCGGCGTTGTTCTTTCTTGTGTGTTTCTTGTCTGCAGCTTATGGCTGGGTAATTCTTGGATTTCTGGTTACGTATTCATGGGTCCTTGGCATTGTGTTCATTTCTGTTGTTAATGATCATCTGCGGAGGACGACTTCATTTATTGGGACAGTTTGGGATGGTTCTAGATTGGGATTGAGGAGGCTCTCTGGGTTTATTCTCATGAGATGGGCAGTTAGGGATGGAATGACTCAGCTTCTTGGTTTATGGTTCTTTGGTGAAATTGAAGATCAATATTCATTCTTCAAACTGTTTGTGAGGTTGAAATTGATGCCATTCTCTGTCATGTTGCCATGGATCCGGGGATTCGAGAAGGAGATTTCTGGGTTTCTGTTTATATGGTTTCTTTGGGATACACTGGTATCCTTTATTTTTGCTGTGGATGCTTGGGTTGCTATAGTAGATACAAGACGGAGTGGAAGGGATATTGTTAGGGAAggtgtttatttattatcaacaATGTTGAACCAAGCCATTCAAATAAAATGTCTGGAAGCTATATTTTGCGGGTCTTTTGTGAGATGGGCTCTGGCTAGATTTTGTGGGAAATTGTTTGCTGCAGTTTTTCAGTCAGTTGTTGAGGTTTATTTTATGGTGGCTTGGTTGATATTTTACTTTGCAGCAAGATGTAGAGTTGCTAGTACAGAAGGAAGGAGGTTTGGGAGGAGAGAGTTGGAAGGTTTTATTGAAGGCCTTAGATGA
- the LOC117921354 gene encoding indole-3-acetic acid-induced protein ARG7 translates to MKIMRGKFLRACLEKWRRMGSRVIPSAGCDYCCQWALWPSMHEGSSIPRDVPKGHLVVYVGENYTRFVIKITLLKHPLFKALLDQARDEYDFIAASKLCIPCDENIFLSVVRCASSPQDRSSFSSCL, encoded by the coding sequence ATGAAGATTATGAGGGGGAAATTTCTGAGGGCATGCCTGGAAAAGTGGCGGAGAATGGGGAGCAGAGTGATACCATCAGCAGGGTGCGACTACTGCTGCCAGTGGGCACTGTGGCCTTCCATGCACGAAGGCAGCTCCATTCCAAGAGATGTCCCAAAGGGACACTTAGTAGTGTATGTGGGTGAAAATTACACGAGGTTTGTCATTAAAATAACTCTGCTCAAGCACCCACTCTTCAAGGCATTGTTGGATCAGGCTCGGGACGAGTATGATTTCATTGCTGCCTCCAAACTCTGTATCCCTTGCGACGAGAACATTTTTCTGAGCGTGGTTCGATGCGCCAGCTCTCCTCAGGATCGAAGTTCCTTCTCTTCGTGCCTTTGA